The DNA segment TGGAGGGCGCCGTCGTCCCCGTGACCATCGGCGAGATCTTCGCCAGCGTCATGATCTACCTCGGCATCCCGTTCGCCGCCGGCATTCTCAGTCGGCTGATTCTCGTGTCGTGGAGGGGCGCGGCCTGGTACGACCGCGAGTTCATTCCGCGGATCTCTCCCATCACGCTCGTGGCGCTTCTCTTCACCATCGTGGTGATGTTCTCGACCCAGGGCGAGCGGATCATCGCCCAGCCGCTGGACGTGCTGTGGATCGCGGTTCCGCTGGCCGCCTATTTCTCCATCATGTTCCTGCTCAGTTTCTTCATGGCGTGGAAGGTCGGCGCCGACTACCCTCGCGCCGCGACGCTGGCGTTCACAGCCACGGGCAACAACTTCGAGCTCGCGATCGCGGTGGCCATCGCCGTCTTCGGCATCTCCTCACCGATCGCCTTCGCGACCGTGGTCGGGCCGCTGGTCGAGGTGCCCGTGCTCATCGGCCTGGTCCACGTGAGTCTCTATTTGAAGCGCCGCCTCTTCAGTGAGGTTCCGCGCGTCGCCGGAGCCGCATGACGACTCTCGCCCTGCGCTTCCCGCAGAAGCACCCCCGCGCCCTGCTGCTGCTCGCGGGCGGAGCCTGGTTCGCACTGTACCGGATCCTCGTTCCAGGCTCCGAAGCGCTCGTGGCCGCTCTACCGGTCGATCGCGCCAGCCATCTGGGCGGTGCCCTGCAGTTCTTCTTCTACGACACTCCCAAGGTCCTCCTGCTACTCACGGGCGTCGTCTTCGTAATGGGGATGGTCAACTCCCATTTCACGCCGGAGCGAACCCGAGCCCTGCTCGCCGGTCGCACCGAAGGCGTCGCCAACGCGATGGCGGCGGGGCTCGGCATCGTGACGCCGTTCTGTTCCTGCTCGGCTGTGCCGCTCTTCATCGGCTTCGTCCAGGCCGGGGTGCCGCTGGGGGTCACCTTCTCCTTCCTGATCTCGGCGCCGATGGTCAACGAGGTGGCGCTGGCCCTGCTCTTCGGCATGTTCGGCTGGAAGATCGCCACCCTCTATCTCGGCCTCGGTCTCGCGGTCGCGATGATCGCGGGCTGGGTCATCGGCCGCCTGAAGATGGAGGCCTACCTCGAGGACTGGGTGCGCAACATGCCGCGCGTGGAGGCGTCCGCGGACGATACGGTTCTCACCCTGGGCGATCGGATCGCAGCCGGCTTCACGAGCGTCCGCGAGATCGTCGGCAGGGTCTGGCCCTACATCCTGGCCGGTATCGCCATCGGCGCCGCCATCCACGGCTGGGTGCCCGAGACCTTCATGGCCAGCTTCATGGGCAAGGGGGCCTGGTGGTCGGTGCCGCTGGCCGTCCTCATCGGCATACCGATGTACTCCAACGCCGCCGGAGTGATCCCGGTCGTGCAGGCGCTGCTCGCCAAGGGTGCGGCTCTCGGAACCGTGCTCGCCTTCATGATGAGCGTCATCGCGCTCTCGCTCCCCGAGATGGTCATCCTGCGCAAGGTCCTCAAGTGGCGCCTGATCGCCACCTTCGTCGCCGTCGTCGCCACCGGCATCCTGATCGTCGGCTACCTGTTCAACGCGGTTCTCTGATTCCCGGCTCGTCTCGCACAGGAGAGATACACCATGAGAGAGATCAAGGTCTTGGGCACCGGCTGCTCCAACTGCAGGAATACCGTCAAGCTCATCGAAGAGATCGCCCGCGGAAAGGGCGTCGAGATCCACCTGGAGAAGGTCGAGGAGATCCGGCAAATCATGGCTTTCAACGTCCTGGCGACTCCCGGCGTCGTGCTCGACGGCCAGGTCGTTCATGCCGGGGGCGTGCCGTCGCGCAGCAAGATCGAAAGCTGGTTCTAAAGGAAAGGGCGGCTGCTGAAGCCGGAAACAGGGACTCAAGAGTCCCCGTTCCCGGGCCAGAAGCCGCCCGCGCCTGCATGCCCTGCTGCTGACGCTACTCCGTTTCCGCGACCTCCTGGGGCAGGGCGCGGATCTCGTCGTCGCCGAAGTCGAAGTACATCTCGTCGTCCGCCGGGTGGGTGATCTCCGGCAGATCTTCCGCGATGTGGAAGTCGTGGTACGGCGCCATGCCAGTACCCGCCGGGATGAGCCGGCCGACGATGACGTTCTCCTTCAGGCCGCGCAGGTAGTCGACCCGGCCGGAGATAGCCGCCTCGGTCAGCACCCGCGTGGTCTCCTGGAAGCTCGCGGCCGAGATGAAGCTGTCGGTCGAGAGGCTCGCCTTGGTGATGCCCAGAAGCAGCGGCCGGCCGATCGCGGCCCGCCCGCCTGCGGCGATGACGCGCTCGTTCTCTTCCTGGAAACGCCACCGGTCGACCTGCTCGTCGACCAGGAACTCGGTGTCGCCGACTTCCTCGATCTTCACCGAACGCATCATCTGCCGGACGATGACCTCGATGTGCTTGTCGTTGATCTGCACGCTCTGCGACCGGTAGACCTCCTGGATCTTGTCGGTCATGTAGCGCTGCAACTCCTTCTCGCCCAGCACCTGAAGAACGTCGTGCGGGTTGATCGGGCCGTCGATCAGCGGGTCGCCGGCATGAACACGCTCGCCGTCCTGAACGTTGACGTGCACCGAGCGCGGCACCAGGTACTCGCGATTCTCCTGCGTGTCCCCTTCGACGGTGACGCGGCGCATGCCCTTGTGGATCTCGCCCAGCCGGACGGTACCGTCCACCTCGGTGATGATCGCCGGCTCCTTCGGACTGCGGGCTTCGAAGAGCTCCACCACCCGCGGCAGACCGCCGGTGATGTCCTTGGTCTTGGCCGCCTCGGCGCGCGGGATCTTCACCAGCACGTCGCCGGCCGTGACGATCTGCCCCTCGTTGACCATGAGGTGCGATCCCGACGGCAGGATGTAGCGTCGGTCGGTCCCGGCGCCCTTCACCACGATCGCCGGGATGCGCTTCTCGCTGGCCGAAGCCTCGACGATAATGCGCTGCGAGAGGCCGGTGACCTTGTCGGTCTCTTCGCGGACGTTCTCACCCTCGGCGATGTCGCGGTACTCGATGGTGCCGCCGATCTCGGAGAGGATCGACGACGTGAACGGATCCCATTCGACGAGCTCCGTGCCGGTCTCGACTTCCTGTCCGTCCTGGACGTGAAGCCGCGATCCGTAGGCGAGCGCGTAACGCTCCTTCTCGCGACCCTTGGAGTCGGTGATCAGGAGCTTGCCGTTGCGGTTGACGACGATCAGGTCGCCGGTCTTGGCGTCGACCGTGGAGACGTTGAGGAAGCGCACCGTTCCGGGATTCTTGGCCTGATGCTTCGACTGCTCCGACACCCGCGAGGCCGTACCGCCGTAATGGAAGGTACGCATCGTGAGCTGCGTTCCGGGCTCGCCGATCGACTGCGCGGCGATGACGCCCACCGCCTCGCCGATCTCTACCTGCCGGCCCGACGCGAGGTTGCGTCCGTAGCAGGCGATGCAGACTCCGCGGCGCGTCTCGCAGGTCAACACCGAGCGGATCTTCACGCGCTCGATGCCGGCCCCCTGAATCGCGTTCGCGAGCTCCTCGGTGATGTCGGACCCGACCTCGATGAGAACGTCGCCGGTCATCGGATCGTAGATGTCCTCCTGGCTGACGCGACCGACGATCCGGTCCCGCAGGGCCTCGAGGATCTCTCCACCTTCCATGATCGCCGAAACGTGAATGCCGTCGATTGTGCCGCAATCCGGCTCGTTGATGATCACGTCCTGCGCGACGTCGACCAGACGGCGCGTCAGGTAGCCGGAGTCGGCCGTCTTCAGCGCGGTGTCCGCGAGGCCCTTGCGGGCGCCGTGGGTCGAGATGAAGTACTGCAGAACCGAGAGGCCTTCGCGGAAGTTCGCCGTGATCGGAGTCTCGATGACCTCGCCCGAGGGCTTCGACATCAGTCCGCGCATGCCGGCCAGCTGTCGCACCTGCTCACGCGAGCCTCGCGCGCCGGAGTCGGCCATCATGTTGATCGGGTTGAACTCGTCGCGCTCCTTCTCGACCTTCTTCATCTCGCGGAACATCTCTTCCGAGACCTTTTCCGTGACGCGATGCCAGATGTCGATGATCTTGTTGTGGCGCTCGCCCTGGGTGATGACACCGGCGGAGCGCTGCTTCTCGATCTCGAGAACCTCCGTCTTCGCCTGGTCGAGCATCGACTGCTTGGCCGCCGGGATCACCATGTCCTCGACGCCGATCGAGATGCCGGCCTTGGTCGCGTACAGGAAGGTGATCTTCTTCAGGTCGTCCAGCATCTTGACCGTCAGATCGTTGCCGTGCTTGATGTAGCAGTATCCGACGAGATCCTGCAGGCCGCGCTTCTTCAACAGGCCGTTGATGAACGGGATCTCTTCGGGCAGGTTCATGTTGAGGATGACCCGGCCGACGGTGGTCTCGATCAGAGCCTTGTCCATCGTCTCGACTTCGGCGTGAACGACGTCCTGGTTGTCGACCTGCGTCTCGAGGTTGGCGTACAGACCCGAGTAGCGGACCCGGATGATCGTGTGGGTCTCCACCACGCCTTCGTGCAGGGCGAGGAGCACCGAGTCGAAGTCGACGAACGACTTGCCCTCGCCCTTGGCGCCCTTCTTGGACATCGTGAGGTAGTAACCGCCCAGCACGAGGTCCTGCGACGGCACGGCGAGCGGACGGCCGTGCGCCGGCGACAGAATGTTGTTCGCCGCCAGCATCAGGACGTGACACTCGATCTGCGCCTTGGGCGAGAGCGGGACGTGCACGGCCATCTGGTCGCCGTCGAAGTCGGCGTTGAAGGCCGCGCAGACGAGCGGATGGATCTGGATCGCCTTGCCCTCGATCAGCTTCGGCTGGAACGCCTGGATGCCGAGACGGTGGAGAGTGGGCGCCCGGTTCAGCATCACGGGGTGGTCACGAATGACCTCCTCGAGAGCGTCCCAGACTTCGTCCTCCTCGCGCTCGACCATCTCCTTCGCCGCCTTGATCGTGCCGACGAAGCCCTTGAGCTCGAGCTTGTTGTAGATGAACGGCTTGAAGAGCTCGAGCGCCATCTTCTTCGGCAAGCCGCATTCGCGCAGCGAGAGCTCGGGGCCCACGACGATGACCGAACGGCCCGAGTAGTCCACGCGCTTGCCCAGGAGGTTCTGGCGGAAGCGGCCCTGCTTGCCCTTCAGGGTGTCGGAGAGCGACTTCAGCGGGCGGTTGTTCGAGCCCTTGAGGACCCGGCCGCGACGGCCGTTGTCGAACAAGGCATCGACCGCCTCCTGGAGCATCCGCTTCTCGTTGCGGACGATGACTTCCGGCGCCCGCAGTTCGAGCAGCTTCTTCAACCGGTTGTTGCGGTTGATGACGCGGCGATAGAGATCGTTCAGGTCGCTGGTGGCGAATCGTCCGCCGTCGAGCGGCACGAGCGGCCGCAGCTCCGGAGGGATCACCGGCAGCACGTCGAGGATCATCCACGACGGCTTGTGGCCCGAGCGCCGGAATGCGTCGA comes from the Thermoanaerobaculia bacterium genome and includes:
- a CDS encoding thioredoxin family protein, with protein sequence MREIKVLGTGCSNCRNTVKLIEEIARGKGVEIHLEKVEEIRQIMAFNVLATPGVVLDGQVVHAGGVPSRSKIESWF
- the rpoC gene encoding DNA-directed RNA polymerase subunit beta'; translation: MQPLRSFDKPRTLKDFNAIKISIASPEKIRAWSRGEVTKAETINYRTFKPERDGLFCAKIFGPITDWECLCGKYKRMKHRGVVCDKCGVEVTRSRVRRERMGHIELASPVSHVWFFKGLPSRIGHLLDISLRDLERILYFESYVVIDPIDTELKEKELLSEERFRELRDQYGDGGFVAKMGAEAIKELLRRIEVDDLSEELRVVMRTETSQIRRLKAAKRLKVVDAFRRSGHKPSWMILDVLPVIPPELRPLVPLDGGRFATSDLNDLYRRVINRNNRLKKLLELRAPEVIVRNEKRMLQEAVDALFDNGRRGRVLKGSNNRPLKSLSDTLKGKQGRFRQNLLGKRVDYSGRSVIVVGPELSLRECGLPKKMALELFKPFIYNKLELKGFVGTIKAAKEMVEREEDEVWDALEEVIRDHPVMLNRAPTLHRLGIQAFQPKLIEGKAIQIHPLVCAAFNADFDGDQMAVHVPLSPKAQIECHVLMLAANNILSPAHGRPLAVPSQDLVLGGYYLTMSKKGAKGEGKSFVDFDSVLLALHEGVVETHTIIRVRYSGLYANLETQVDNQDVVHAEVETMDKALIETTVGRVILNMNLPEEIPFINGLLKKRGLQDLVGYCYIKHGNDLTVKMLDDLKKITFLYATKAGISIGVEDMVIPAAKQSMLDQAKTEVLEIEKQRSAGVITQGERHNKIIDIWHRVTEKVSEEMFREMKKVEKERDEFNPINMMADSGARGSREQVRQLAGMRGLMSKPSGEVIETPITANFREGLSVLQYFISTHGARKGLADTALKTADSGYLTRRLVDVAQDVIINEPDCGTIDGIHVSAIMEGGEILEALRDRIVGRVSQEDIYDPMTGDVLIEVGSDITEELANAIQGAGIERVKIRSVLTCETRRGVCIACYGRNLASGRQVEIGEAVGVIAAQSIGEPGTQLTMRTFHYGGTASRVSEQSKHQAKNPGTVRFLNVSTVDAKTGDLIVVNRNGKLLITDSKGREKERYALAYGSRLHVQDGQEVETGTELVEWDPFTSSILSEIGGTIEYRDIAEGENVREETDKVTGLSQRIIVEASASEKRIPAIVVKGAGTDRRYILPSGSHLMVNEGQIVTAGDVLVKIPRAEAAKTKDITGGLPRVVELFEARSPKEPAIITEVDGTVRLGEIHKGMRRVTVEGDTQENREYLVPRSVHVNVQDGERVHAGDPLIDGPINPHDVLQVLGEKELQRYMTDKIQEVYRSQSVQINDKHIEVIVRQMMRSVKIEEVGDTEFLVDEQVDRWRFQEENERVIAAGGRAAIGRPLLLGITKASLSTDSFISAASFQETTRVLTEAAISGRVDYLRGLKENVIVGRLIPAGTGMAPYHDFHIAEDLPEITHPADDEMYFDFGDDEIRALPQEVAETE
- a CDS encoding permease codes for the protein MTTLALRFPQKHPRALLLLAGGAWFALYRILVPGSEALVAALPVDRASHLGGALQFFFYDTPKVLLLLTGVVFVMGMVNSHFTPERTRALLAGRTEGVANAMAAGLGIVTPFCSCSAVPLFIGFVQAGVPLGVTFSFLISAPMVNEVALALLFGMFGWKIATLYLGLGLAVAMIAGWVIGRLKMEAYLEDWVRNMPRVEASADDTVLTLGDRIAAGFTSVREIVGRVWPYILAGIAIGAAIHGWVPETFMASFMGKGAWWSVPLAVLIGIPMYSNAAGVIPVVQALLAKGAALGTVLAFMMSVIALSLPEMVILRKVLKWRLIATFVAVVATGILIVGYLFNAVL